The genomic stretch ACTCGTAATCCTTAAATTCCTACATCTCTAAATTAGCTGAACATTTAGCTAGTTCTCCATATAGTATTGGGTGTACTAAAGTTCCTTCCCTTTTTGAGGGGTAGTATTTAATCTATATAGTAATCCACTACTGCTGAGTGAGAGGATAGGTGAAAGGACTCGTGgacctggagaaaaagaaacagaactacaACAATTAAATTGGCGGGAAAGCCTAGATCCATAGGAAGATGTGCTTATATTATGCTTGGCCAAGAATGAGAAAGGGATGCCTCTTCTGCTTTCTGGTTTGTGCAACAAGCTTTTCTATTCTTACCTTTTCCCAGAGACAGTTCCTCACCTGTTTCCTTGCAAACCCACACTATGGCAGCCTCATTAACGCAGACGGCCACGCTGAAGTGTGGACAGATTGGAATGATATGTCCAAGTTTTTCCAGTATGGATGGCGATGCACCACTAATGAGGATGCCTATTCAAACCGTACCCTTATGGGCAACTGGAACCAGGAAAGATACGACCTAAGGAACATTGTTCGGCCCAAACCCTTGCCTTCCCAGGTAATCCAGCTTTATTTCCTTCTGTCAGCAAAAGACATACCAGTGGCCATTTGAGAGGCAGGAATCTGATAACTTCCAATGCTGAGTTCTTTCAGGCATCTGTTCAGTGAAGTAGTTGGGGGTGGGCAGCAGTCCTCAGCCTATCCCACTTTACTCTCAAGTTGAATATTAATTATTGTAAGGTAATCAAAGGGTGGGTAGTACTCTTTCTCGTGCTTCTGTTTAAACTTTATTCATCTACAGAAAACATATAATGTCTTCTGACTCAGGCTAGCCTTTCCCCTGGTCCTTATCTACCTAGACTTCTCATTCATTTGTGTCTTGCCCTTATATCtctcctaaacaaacaaacaaacgtacAACGGTTATGGAAGTTAGTAGGACATGTAGGACTCTAGTCAATCTAAAATATGACAGAGCCTGTTAGAACTCGTGTCGCTGTgtcttttatttcccaatattGGTTATAGActcctattttttttaacctattactttttctttccagtttggacACAACTTTGAAACAACATATGGTACAAGCTTCAACAACAAAATGCCACTTTCAACCCATAGTAGGTGGACagttctttctgatttttatgtTCTTAGGACCCAACTCAGGCCTAGAACGTAGAAGGAacttaaataaaagtaaactgaatgagtgaataagtgaatgaatgagtggacgatttctgttttctcaatttGGACAGGAGTCACTCTCTATTCCCTCAGAAATAACAGTGAGATTGGCTACCAAGACTCTTTGCTATTGACTGATTCCACttgtttttgcttctcttttctcctctctcaggATATAAACGAGAGCCTCACTGGTTTCCAGGACATCAACCCGAGCTGGATCCTCCTCGATACAAATGCACAGAAAAGTCAACTTACATGAGTAGCTATTCAAAACCTCAAGTTGGgcatcactgtgtgtgtgtgtgtaatcaaaATAACTGCCAATTTCAGGGTCCAGGAAtctaagaaagaataagaagCCTTCATTTTTTCAGAGTAGAATGTTGGAGGGATCAAATTCTAAGCACAACCAAGAATTTAGCAGACTGTAGCACAGTTTCACTCTCTGaataaataaagcacagaaaatgttctctatccccccctttttttggttttaaccaagatttaaatgtaaaatttaagtTGATTACATCTACTCTTAGTTCTACATTAGGGGTGTTGTAGGAGagcattaaaaagaattatttctaaaatctgCAACCACTCTGCACTTCCCTGCCTTCCATCAGTAGCAGAACTACAAAATCCAGTATGACTTAGGTTACATTTGGCTAGATGACTTCTGGGCGTGAGCCTGGTAGTCATGGTGTTATAGTGTAACTTTATTGTGATCTTAATAAACATCCCTCTTAAggactaggaaaagaaaaataacttttttgattattatagaaaatttaaaacatacaaaagtaGACAGAATGTTATAAAGAACTCCCATCTTCAAAAAGTTATGACCAATTTTATCTCCCCTATctactttctctatttttaaaaaattaattttggggCAGGTCACAGAAATTACATCATTTCTTCTATTAAGACTCCATTTATGTTTCAAAAAGTTAAGACTGTCAATTTTTGACTCCCCACAAAGATCACCACAGAAACCTATTGATCAAACAAGCGTGAGTTATTAAACCTGTAGCGAGGAACATCAACTTGACAGTCTTGATAATGATTCAAAAGGGGAATGTTAGGGTAAGGTATTTTCAGAAATTCGGGATAAGGGCTCAGTTGGTTTAAGTTTAAGATGGGTCTTTCAAAGTGGGGGACTGATAGGGATTGAGAAAAGGTTGTGATTTATTTAGGATTAGTGAACACAGGGAGACAacagtcttaattttaaaatggcaaaacttatcagtattttcctattttttttttgtctcctgttTAAGATGacaatatagtatatattacCTCCCaagcctttattattttatgttatagatATGGAATTTATGTTGACTGTGATGTTGGGTAGTGACTAAGTTTCATTTTTGTCTATATGTCTATCCCAGCGTTAGTTATTGAAAAGATATACTTTCTCCACTGCTCTGCAATCAACTGTCTGTGTACTCTTAGTTCTGTTTCTGCATTCTCTATTGTATTCCATTGGCCTAATTGTCATTCCTTATCCTATCTTAGCTATAATGCCTTAATTATCTCACTATCTTAATTACAATAATTTTACAAGCCTTAAAATCTAATGGATCAGATCCTTTTGCCTTGTTTTTGACCCTTTgcagttccatataaattttaggatcatctTGTCAGTTTCCACGGAAAGATACTGTTTGGATGTGATAGAAATTGCATTGTATTGTTAGATTAGTTTTAGAATTTGAGttgtttcttattaattttaataattcattgATGTGTGTTTTTGCGATATGCATACTATTTTAGAGgcacatattttatgtttatgtgttATATATCTTATTCTATTCTCTGTGTATCCAGCACAATTTTTTGTGATAAAactatacataacataaaatttatcattttaactatttttatgtatacaattcagtggcatgaaGTACACTCACATTGTTGTACAATCCTCACTACTGTctttctccagaactttttcatcatcacaaactgaaactctgtaccaatTAAGCAATAACTCCTCATTGCCCTttcctcccagcctctggaacctctattctattttctgtttctgtgaatttgcccattctaggtacctcatataagtggaatcatataatatttgtctttttgtgtctggttatttcacttagtatatttTAAACGTTCATCTATGTTATAGCATATGTCagttttaagactgaataatattccattctatgtatatgccacattttgcttCTCTATCCATttgctgatggacacttggttgttttcaccttttggctattgtgaataaaatgctgctatgaacattggtgtaaaATATTTGAGTTCCTACTTTCAATtatttggggtatatacccagaagtggaattgctgggtcatatggtaattctctttaACAGTTGGGaaataccacactgttttccacagtggctgtacttttttacattcccaccagttgCAGttgcacaaggattccaatttctccacatgttTACCAagacttattttctgttttgtttttgtttttgttttataatagc from Rhinolophus ferrumequinum isolate MPI-CBG mRhiFer1 chromosome 11, mRhiFer1_v1.p, whole genome shotgun sequence encodes the following:
- the CFAP68 gene encoding UPF0686 protein C11orf1 homolog isoform X2, whose protein sequence is MAAAHCLSSSELLQRQFLTCFLANPHYGSLINADGHAEVWTDWNDMSKFFQYGWRCTTNEDAYSNRTLMGNWNQERYDLRNIVRPKPLPSQDINESLTGFQDINPSWILLDTNAQKSQLT
- the CFAP68 gene encoding UPF0686 protein C11orf1 homolog isoform X1; the protein is MAAAHCLSSSELLQRQFLTCFLANPHYGSLINADGHAEVWTDWNDMSKFFQYGWRCTTNEDAYSNRTLMGNWNQERYDLRNIVRPKPLPSQFGHNFETTYGTSFNNKMPLSTHRYKREPHWFPGHQPELDPPRYKCTEKSTYMSSYSKPQVGHHCVCVCNQNNCQFQGPGI